The following nucleotide sequence is from Sphingomonas telluris.
TCGTCGCTGTCAGCCGGCGGAATGTGATCGAGCCAGACTTCGACAGTAACCAGCAATCGCTGCGGTGTCCCGATTTCGAAATCGTGGAATCCGATGTCGGCCATGACCTCGAGCGAATCGAGAAAGATGCGCGCGCTGCGCGGACGCAGACTGTCCGGAATCATGCCCTCAAGGCGCGTGGTTACGTCGGTCATCATTCCTCCAGAAACTGCACGTCGCGCGATGGCGGATCGAAGCGCTGGCCGCCGTCGATCACGAGCACTTCGCCTGTCACGGCCCACGCCTGCGCGAAGTACCGGACGGCCGCGACGACATCCTGCGGCTCGACGCCGCGCCGCAGCGGATTTCGGGCGTGCATGATCGCGAAATTCTCGGCGCTCTGACCTGTCGACCGGAGCATCAGCGCCGGAGCGATTCCATTGACGCGAATCCCTTTCGGAGCGAGCGCCCGCGCCGCGAGTTCGGTGAATCCAGCGAGGGCCTGCTTCGACAAAGTGTAGCTCAGAAAATCCGGGTTGGGCGCGATGAGCTTTGAATCGAGAAGGTTGATGACGATGCCGTCATCGCCCGCGCGATGTTGCCGCGCGAAAGCTTCCGTCAGAAGAATCGGAGCGCGAACATTGACCGCAACATGGGCGTCCAGTTCGTCGGGGTTGAAGTCACCCAGCGCGTCGTGAGCGAAACGCGCTGCATTGTTGATCAGCAGCCGAACCGGCGGAAGTTCTCTGGCAGCTTCGAAGATGGTGTGTGCACAGGCAAGATCGGCGAGAGCGGCAACGACCTTCACCGCGCCCTCGGGCACGGAATCGTCGGCATGATGAACGTGCGCGACCACGGTCCAGCCGTCTTCGACGAGCGCGGCAGCGAGCACGGCGCCGACGCGTTTTCCGGCTCCCGTTACGATTGCTGTGCGCGGTCCCTCGTTCATCGCGCTCTGTTGTCATCGCGAGCGCGGCGAAGCAATGACGAGTCGTGCCCGAAAGTCGCGCCCCTATCGAGCTGCACGGTGTCAGCCTTGCCGAATTGCAGACGCTGATCGACGAGCGCCGGCTGCCGCCAGTCGACAAGTGGGATCCAACGCACTGTGGCCATAGTGGCATGCGCATCGCGCGCGACGGCACCTGGTATCACGAAGGCAGTCCCATCGGCCGGTCCGCGATGGTGCGGCTGTTTTCAACTGTGCTCCGCCGCGAACCGGATGGAACGCACGTCCTCGTCACCCCCGTGGAGAAGCTCGAGATCGAGGTCGAAAGCACGGCCTTCCGCGCGACCGAGATGCAGTCGGAAGGCGAAGGTCCGGCACGGAAGATCGCGTTCAAGCTCGACAGTGGCGATCTCGTCATCGCCGGCCCGGATCACCCGCTCGTCATCGAAGCCACGGACCACGGTCCATCCCCGCGGCTGGCCGTGCGGCATGGCCTGCAGGCTGAGCTGTCGAGACCTCTTTATTATGAGCTCGCGGAAATCGCGCTTGCCGAGGGCAGCGAACCCGCGGGCGTGTGGAGCGACGGCACGTTCTTCGCGCTCGATCCGGATG
It contains:
- a CDS encoding DUF1285 domain-containing protein; protein product: MPESRAPIELHGVSLAELQTLIDERRLPPVDKWDPTHCGHSGMRIARDGTWYHEGSPIGRSAMVRLFSTVLRREPDGTHVLVTPVEKLEIEVESTAFRATEMQSEGEGPARKIAFKLDSGDLVIAGPDHPLVIEATDHGPSPRLAVRHGLQAELSRPLYYELAEIALAEGSEPAGVWSDGTFFALDPDGAAQ
- a CDS encoding SDR family oxidoreductase, whose product is MNEGPRTAIVTGAGKRVGAVLAAALVEDGWTVVAHVHHADDSVPEGAVKVVAALADLACAHTIFEAARELPPVRLLINNAARFAHDALGDFNPDELDAHVAVNVRAPILLTEAFARQHRAGDDGIVINLLDSKLIAPNPDFLSYTLSKQALAGFTELAARALAPKGIRVNGIAPALMLRSTGQSAENFAIMHARNPLRRGVEPQDVVAAVRYFAQAWAVTGEVLVIDGGQRFDPPSRDVQFLEE